The Manis javanica isolate MJ-LG chromosome 13, MJ_LKY, whole genome shotgun sequence region TCATCCAAGTTacatgttgggtattttgtttaCAGTTTAttaggcttttgtttttctttttaaaatttatcagcCCGTCCTTTGTCCAGAGGGTACCTAGTTTAGGATAtagatttttctgatgtttttccaAAGCAGTGGTGAGCCATTTCTCCATTTTGTCTTATGAATAGATTTAAACATCTTTCTTATTCAAATTATTACTTGCGGATGGAtgacttattttctgttcttagttggtactttaaataaatatggaaatattaaaaaagattttCAGGAATTTCTTTGACCTAAATTGAAaaggatgaaagaataaatgtacTCATTGTTCTCCTGTTCTACagctaattttagtttttttgttacCAAAATGTTTAAAGTTATCCTGAGTTTTAAATGCAGCATAGGACCTGATGAATTAAAACTAGGTAGTCAGTTCCTTACAACTAACTATTGCTTTTTTCTGAGATTGATCTGTGTGTAATTTTTGCCAATAAACAGAAAAAGTGAGAAGCTAAATTCAGTTAGCTAGTTACTACATACTGTATTTGATAACTAGATGagggtttcaaatatacagtttTTAAGGCTTTCGTTTTTATATCACTATAGTAATTTTAATCTAAAACAtgaattattcccattttactgatgaggaaactgaagtctcAGGAGCAtggtttgtgtgattttttttttttttaagtctcttaaGGGTACACTGGGCACTACTTGCACTTTGAAAGTAATTACATAGACTGTTACTGTAGTATTCCTACAAAAGTATTCTGTATACTTTGACAAATGAAATGTGTGGTATTTGATCTATTGCCATTCTAAGGAAGCACTAaggttttatatttaagaaatacatgtaAGCTTTTGAGAGCCTAACAAAATGTTTTGCTCACAGCCACTTCTTTTTAGGAGAAATATGTACCAGTTGAGAatcatttgcttttcatttataaCAGATTGCTAAGTTACAAGATCTTTGAAGGCAAGGGTTATCTCAGAATACTTTGAAGCCCGTGCAGTGTCTAGCACATATTAAGAGGTCATATTTGGTTGACTTTGAACTACTGTAAGTCAGGAAAAATTTTACCTTACTAGTTTCTAGAAACCTAGAGTTTCTGGCAAAGGATTAGAAATGTAAAGATTGAAAAGAGAGTTTGGAAATTAAGAATTTCATAGTGatcatttcttttccattgaGACTTTTCCTTTTCTAGATTAAGTGCAATATTTTCAAAAACTTACTGTAATTTTGAATCATGCCTGATGGAGGAACCaaggacacagaaaaagcattaagAGGATGGATTGCTGTTTGGATGTGCTGTAATGAAAGACAAAGggtattgtttttaaagttttgatgAGTAAACATTTTTACTGACCACCCATTGGTCAGTAACCACTACACACATATTTGAGTACTTGAGTTTAGAAAAAAGTGAACATCCTTATGGTGATGAAATTTGAATGTTCCATGTTTAAAATAGCAGATTCAGCTGGTGCAGAGAGATTGCCAGTCATTTTAAGCAGTAGTTAATTAGTGGTTTCCAGTTTCTGAGATCTTCGCctccatttctcatttttattcatcACTGGTCTACTCCCTCTaccatttttcttcccttttacctGTTTTTCTGTTACTATGGGATAAAATCAGATCAGATGTTTATTCAGCAAGACACAATAAGGCTTTCATGATTTGGCTTCTGGTTACCTTTAAGCTTCATTTCCTGCTATTTCATTGCTGATTTGACTCAGTGCCTTGCACATGTGTCTGCCTTGAATCTCCTCCACTCCCTAGCCTTCTAACCTATTTCCATCCTCTCATCACTCTCTTCTTTCTCAATTACTTTTAATAAGTATCCTAACACATTTCAGTTATGAAAGAATCAGGCCATGTTGCAATCATTTGCTTGCATGTATGTTTTCTTACTTAAGAAAGTAGGTGTGTGTCTTAGTCATCTTTAGATCCACCAGTACTCAGCATTGTATATGAACTATAGTTGTTTTGCAGTTAATGTTTATCTAGAAGTTCCAAATTCTATGTGTGTTTAAGCCCCATATATCCAGTGTGGTAattgtttctttctccttttatccTTCCTCTTCAGGGCACCTTCAGTATTCATGCCATTTTTCTGCCTTAGTGTTATATGATTGTAACATTTGTGGAGTTTTAGTGATCAAACAGCACTTTTTTGGCTATTCTCACCTGTTTTATAAACTCTGATGCTTAGGTAAGGAAATTTAGATTTACAGGTCTGACTGAGGGTGTAAAAGTACATAAGTAATAAGGGAAACTAAGACTCAGATTCTTAGACTTCTTGTGTAGCATTGGTTTCATTATATAAGAGCTACATCATTCaagttctcttttctcccttggccatctatattttttcattatataaagtCTTCAGTGTGCTGCTTCAGGGCTGATCTTTAAGTACACGGAcagaatttttatacattttcaaggtatatacaaataaatgcttttaaaaaaaggtgTTTATCATTCAGGTAGTTCaacttaatattatttaaaataaagtgaagctcaaaaaatctattttataatatgttgtatttatattcttctttgaaaaaaacatattcatTTTCTTAGCAAATATTTGAGTGTTCTCTGTCTGCCAGGTCCTGTATGGGAATAAAGAGATGAATAAAAAGTAACCTGTTCCTTGCCCATTTAAAATAAAGCCCACCTGCTTATGGGGAAGACTCACATTAACAAATAAGTATAACACTGCAATTCCAGGAAGAGCGAGCAGTAAGTGCATAGTAGTCATGGAGGCTTTCTCAAGAGAGTATAAGATGGGTAGTAGTTTGCCTGTATGGGGGCACGTGAGGCAGGAAGTGAGGAAATTGTCCATATAGAGAAAACCTGTTACTGGAGGGAGTAGTAGCCAGTGTGGCTAGAAGCCTTATCAGGGAGAATTTTGTTGTGAGATGAGGCTAGTATGAGAGGTGGGGGCCAGACCATGCAGGGCATGAAGAACCTTGTCATTGTCCTAAAACCAACTTTTTAAGCAAGAGGTATGaccacttaaaaaaacaaacgcAGTAATTTTAAGAAACAGTATTTAGTTGGTGGCTAGGGAAGGGTAGAGATGGATAGTAGGTGGATTCAGAAGATATTGAGGAGATAAAAATGGTAACACTTGGATGTTTTGGATAGGGAAGGAGTAGTAGAAGGGGTAATTTCAGTGGTGGATTTCTGGCTTGAAAAAGCATATAGATAGTAGTGTCATCAGGGAGGCTTTTAGGGAGTAaataaggaagaaacagatcATGAGTTCAGTTTTTGTGCCATCTaagaaaaaatctaaaacaaGCAATTAGAAATTCAGGTCTAGGGCTGAAAAGACAGGCCTGGGCTGATTATAATCAATTTGTGAGTCATTTGTACATAGTAAATTGAAGCCATAAATACAGATGAGATCATCTTGAAAGTGCAAGAAGGGCATATGGtttagaaaaaggcaaaaataaaaggcCATTAAGGAGAGAATGTTTCAGAGGCTGAAATGGCTTAACTAGGGTTTTTGGGTACACAGGACAGATACAGAACTTCCAGGATTTCAACAATATGTCGTAATTTCCTGTGGTCTAACTTGTCAGATACTCAAAGTATATTAATattaccaaaaatattttaaagggctTCAGAATTACCACTTCCTATAATTGTAACCTATATTACTTTaatccttttctatttctctgctttCCAGACTGATTACAAGTCAGTCTGGAAtggattatgtatttttaaatctttgtttggTTCTATCATACAAATTCTGTAACTGAATAGAaatagtatatttattgaaaatctaTACCTTgattgtattattttgtttttggcaTAATATCTGTGTGCCTCATTGCCTCCAAATAAAATTAATGGCATGCAAGTCAGATTTTTCTACAcaagttaaaattttaacttttttctctttcatttttgtatcCCTGTTGCCTGGTATGAGGCTTACATATAATAAGTGCTGAGTAAGTGTTTTCTGAATTATGAATCAAGATACTGGAAAAgttaaaacatgattttaatgttatgtattttttctccttttcttaggATGGCTGGCTGTGGTGAAATTGATCACTCATTAAACATGCTTCCTACAAACAGGAAAGCGAATGAGTCCTGTTCAAATACCACACCTTCTCTAACTGTCCCTGAATGTGCCATTTGTCTGCAAACATGTGTTCACCCTGTCAGTCTGCCTTGTAAGCATGTTTTCTGCTATCTGTGTGTAAAGGGAGCTTCATGGCTTGGGAAGCGATGTGCCCTCTGTCGGCAAGAAATACCTGAGGATTTCCTTGACAAGCCAACCTTGTTGTCGCCAGAAGAACTCAAGGCAGCAAGTAGAGGACATGGTGAGCATGCGTGGTATTATGAAGGACGAAACGGGTGGTGGCAGTATGACGAGCGCACTAGCAGAGAGCTGGAAGATGCTTTTTCCAAAGGTAAAAAAAGCACTGAAATGTTAATTGCTGGGTTTCTGTATGTTGCTGATCTTGAAAATATGGTTCAATATAGGAGAAATGAACATGGACGTCGCAGGAAGATTAAGCGGGATATAATAGATATACCAAAGAAGGGAGTAGCTGGACTTAGGCTGGACTGTGATGCTAATACCATAAACCTAGCAAGAGAGAGCTCTGCCGATGGAGCGGACAGCGTATCAGCACAAAGTGGAGCTTCTGTTCAGCCTCTAGTGTCTTCTGTAAGGCCCCTGACGTCAGTAGATGGTCAGTTAACAAGCCCTGTGACACCATCCCCTGATGCAAGCACTTCCCTGGAAGACTCTTTTGCTCATTTACAACTCAGTGGAGACAGCACAGCAGAAAGGAGTCACAggggggaaggagaagaagaTCATGAATCCCCTTCTTCAGGCAGGGTACCAGCACCAGATACGTCCATTGAAGAAACTGAATCAGATGCCAGCAGTGATAGTGAGGGTGGATCTGCGCTTGCTGCACAACACTCCTTGACCCAACAG contains the following coding sequences:
- the RNF146 gene encoding E3 ubiquitin-protein ligase RNF146, with product MMAGCGEIDHSLNMLPTNRKANESCSNTTPSLTVPECAICLQTCVHPVSLPCKHVFCYLCVKGASWLGKRCALCRQEIPEDFLDKPTLLSPEELKAASRGHGEHAWYYEGRNGWWQYDERTSRELEDAFSKGKKSTEMLIAGFLYVADLENMVQYRRNEHGRRRKIKRDIIDIPKKGVAGLRLDCDANTINLARESSADGADSVSAQSGASVQPLVSSVRPLTSVDGQLTSPVTPSPDASTSLEDSFAHLQLSGDSTAERSHRGEGEEDHESPSSGRVPAPDTSIEETESDASSDSEGGSALAAQHSLTQQRLLVPNVNQTVSDRSGTDRSVAGGGPVSVTVRSRRPDGQCTVTEV